The proteins below are encoded in one region of Plasmodium relictum strain SGS1 genome assembly, chromosome: 5:
- a CDS encoding RNA-binding protein, putative, producing MTVDDNINETNDVDNSLKTKVSKNDEFEKKKKDIDTRKNENDNTYEQREKRDRSSSRDSFKPEKKKVCCCHETNNAKCSKYEKNNSTIKNKNVDSLSTASTGINEFVNNSNNINEPFKFFIGGIPQNITNKDIIEYFEKYGTVQSVVIAQDHETKRNRGFAFVTMLSQINKERILRDSHELKGKRVDVREEHNTTPSDIQRKIFVGGLNYYWTKDTLESYFSTFGDIDVVQIVVDSSGRSRCFGFVVFANENSVAKVLKHKRHKIYDKMVEVRKAEPKKPKMAMKRQNTKTYPKYPHHNPFMAPFPYNKETMAQWANFMYNTCGVPFLFNQRFQNIPDFYSNYNYYPNSMDNLQQSEYNN from the exons ATGACGGTGGATGATAATATAAACGAAACAAATGATGTCgataattctttaaaaaccAAAGTATCTAAAAATGatgaatttgaaaaaaaaaaaaaagacattgATACACGAAAGAATGAAAACGATAATACTTATGAACAAAGGGAAAAAAGAGATAGAAGTTCATCAAGAGATTCCTTTAAACCAG aaaaaaaaaaagtatgttGTTGCCATGAAACAAACAATGCAAAATGTtctaaatatgaaaaaaataattcaactataaaaaataaaaatgtagatTCATTAAGCACTG CTTCCACAGGAATTAATGAATTtgtaaataattcaaataacaTTAATGAaccatttaaattttttattggcGGTATTCCACAAAATATCACAAATAAA GATATAATagaatattttgaaaaatatggTACTGTGCAAAGCGTTGTTATTGCACAAGATCATGaaacaaaaagaaatagagGATTTGCATTTGTAACAATGTTATCACAAATAAACAAAGAAAGAATTTTAAga GATTCACACGAATTAAAAGGTAAAAGAGTAGATGTTCGAGAGGAGCACAATACTACACCATCTGATAttcaaagaaaaatatttgtagGAGGGTTAAACTATTATTGGACTAAAGATACATTAGAAag TTATTTTTCAACCTTTGGAGATATTGATGTAGTTCAAATTGTAGTAGATTCTAGTGGTAGATCTCGATGTTTTGGTTTTGTAGTTTTTGCAAATGAAAATTCGGTTGCAAAAGTTTTGAAACATAAAAGacataaaatttat gATAAAATGGTTGAAGTTAGAAAAGCTGAACCCAAAAAACCTAAAATGGCCATGAAAAGACAAAATACTAAAAC TTATCCGAAGTATCCTCACCACAACCCTTTTATGGCCCCATTTCCCTATAACAAAGAGACTATGGCTCAATGGGCTAATTTTATGTACAATACTTGTGGAGtaccttttttatttaatcaaAGATTTCAAAACATTCCTgatttttattcaaattataattattatccAAATTCAATGGACAATTTACAACAATcagaatataataattaa
- the CRK3 gene encoding cdc2-related protein kinase 3, putative — MNIIEKDFFLNIFRGGPGKHFCSGRENFFLENNTLELDIRKEFLKQLENPSFLSKFSELKRKLIYDFYIIKKEEIKKRLWANFENIIDNLDDKDAIKLYGKLRKNKDDIGFFLNYLHDFNKFSYKKKRKILNKTREECELNNFKCYLPENINLENILWNDIDMSNYKNKNFDRINKEINKLWHIYITCNILNANKCQNKEIIEDILHKLIKKEHERIEYFEGKKKIALCDLLNIRKRKYKDITNDEDDTSENGNTTINNYSDNFFFENNDLKNDKNFLLNKKSDNEVINGYNNEFNEKNCVHENENITNISKKNYINNSQNVNKNFTNTLKCINKTSSIKKDDCALYNINNVYEKENALIQTKENEKIVLNTKVHSKNNKTLQESKINIGLDSQKDSSNTLINEKDAIVHIGSKDIKTENWKENEIVFDFLLNSIRGEIKLKIKNFVKVHQVGQGAYGDVWMAEDITHNKRVALKKLKLNGDKEGLAKTYIREISILNSLKHENIVELIGVVHSKLPFDEDLQNQYSVCTEYKKKIYCNKYNKKFEMVSKNNTMEVNNLCNLNKKDTDLIGGKKKTKKYRRKSSLISTPYSHSSSYSSSSDSSLDSLSSSSYCSSSYDSLSSFKSYKKKKEKKSSIWMVFEYVPFDLSGYSEVLREEREKKDRYKSGNLFTIGEIKNLFMQLLKALDYCHKNNIIHRDIKIANLLIDKNGVLKLADFGLARFHSDINSSNMTNRVITLWYRPPELLLGSENYLSSVDMWSCGCVLAELLTSNPLFSADNESDILKMIVNKIGFPNDKDLKYLKNLPYWNSLNFNPIHPNNINNINLNKKLEIENSIRSIPGVGDLGLDLLKKFLKWNPFERITANDALNHPWFKISPYSEKIHQRNNIRAAHSFMTKNYKKRDPSKISYRKNQENFRFLNVGNYRKAFFFNKYNEQFLHSVSSQNPILKKFPFSSDNIHIESNKNLKKSMENEKGELENKKEIGVIENKLYIKGSEYIENNKENIKTFCDNFNNSNNNIMNHKKFELNINDKSCSNSKEGTKSHKNHLINEQKKDQGLKENEKNDVGKSKYSDFKLKESNNHSYIIRLRDEKKKDKEKKYADLEKTRCSNSYFRKSREMDEKRKYISNYRNMYNTDSYRDKISYRSREREWLRKNYRNRSKDIYRERERRREREREREREKEREKEREREREKEREKEREREKEREREREKEREREREKEREREREREKEREREREREREKEREREKERERKREKEKERKRQREKEREKEKERERDKEKDREKEKERERDKEKDREKEKDKEKDKERDKEKNRERNKEKDREKERDKDKNREKDKEKNKERNKEKEKDKEIEKDVQKKKRKDSEEDRDKEIGKQKKNEKDLVNNMIIQKEFENEEKKIKDYERSIKNVKCKSEYNLNENIKNEKNLNKKKKNKENTDYNNDYQSKEQKKHKLDVEEIKNIKKKKI; from the exons atgaatataattgAAAAGGATTTCtttcttaatatatttagaGGAGGTCCTGGAAAGCATTTTTGCTCAGGaagagaaaatttttttttagaaaataatactCTCGAATTAGATATAAGAAAAGAATTTCTAAAACAATTAGAAAATCCCTCATTTTTATCGAAATTTTCAGAGTTAAAGAGAAAACTAATTTATGATTTttacattataaaaaaagaagaaatcaAGAAAAGATTATGGGcgaattttgaaaatattattgatAACTTAGATGATAAAGATgctattaaattatatggtaaattaagaaaaaataaagatgatattgggtttttcttaaattatttacatgattttaataaatttagttataaaaaaaagagaaaaattcTAAATAAAACGCGTGAAGAATGTGaactaaataattttaaatgttatttacctgaaaatataaatttagaaAACATATTATGGAATGATATTGATATGAGTAactacaaaaataaaaattttgatcgtataaataaagaaattaataagttatggcatatatatataacttgtAATATACTAAATGCAAATAAATGtcaaaataaagaaataatagaaGACATTTTACataagttaataaaaaaagaacatGAAAGAATAGAATATTTTgaagggaaaaaaaaaatagctttatgtgatttattaaatattcgcaaaagaaaatataaagatattaCAAATGATGAAGATGATACTTCAGAGAACGGGAATACaacaataaataattatagtgataattttttttttgaaaacaatgatttaaaaaatgataaaaactttttattaaacaaaaaaagcgATAATGAGGTAATTAATGGTTATAATAATGAAttcaatgaaaaaaattgtgTACATGAAAACGAAAATATTACCAATAtaagcaaaaaaaattatataaacaattcacaaaatgtaaataaaaattttacaaataCCTTGAAatgtattaataaaacaaGTTCTATTAAGAAAGATGATTGTGCCTTATATAACATTAATAACgtatatgaaaaagaaaatgctCTCATACAAACaaaggaaaatgaaaaaatagtaTTAAACACAAAAGTAcatagtaaaaataataaaacactTCAAGaaagtaaaattaatataggGTTGGATTCTCAGAAAGATTCTAGTAATACCTTAATAAACGAAAAAGATGCCATAGTACATATAGGCtcaaaagatataaaaacagaaaattggaaagaaaatgaaatagtatttgattttttattaaattcaaTTAGAGGAGaaatcaaattaaaaataaaaaattttgttaaaGTTCATCAAGTAGGTCAAGGGGCTTATGGGGATGTATGGATGGCTGAGGATATTACACATAATAAGAGAGtagctttaaaaaaattaaaattaaatggaGATAAAGAAGGTTTAGCTAAAACTTATATAAGAGAAATATCTATattaaattctttaaaacATGAGAATATCGTTGAATTAATAGGCGTCGTACATTCAAAATTACCTTTTGATGAAGATTTACAAAACCAATATTCTGTTTGTacagaatataaaaaaaaaatatactgtaataaatataataaaaaatttgaaatggTTTCAAAGAATAATACAATGGAAGTTAATAATTTATGCaatctaaataaaaaagatactGATTTAATtgggggaaaaaaaaagacgaaaaaatatagaagaaaatcTTCTTTAATTTCCACACCATATTCTCATTCTTCATCATATTCCTCTTCGTCAGATTCTTCATTAGATTCTTTATCAAGTTCATCATATTGCTCATCTTCCTATGATAGCTTGTCTTCTTTCAAAtcgtataaaaaaaaaaaagaaaaaaaatcatcCATATGGATGGTTTTTGAATATGTACCATTTGATTTATCTGGGTATAGTGAAGTATTAAGAgaagaaagagaaaaaaaagatagatATAAAAGTGGTAATTTATTTACTATAGGAGAAATTAAGAACTTATTTATGCAGTTATTAAAAGCATTAGATTATTGTCACaagaataatataatacatagagatataaaaatagctaatttattaattgataAAAATGGAGTATTAAAATTAGCTGACTTTGGTTTGGCTAGATTCCATTCAGATATTAATTCATCTAATATGACTAATAGAGTAATTACATTGTGGTATAGACCTCCTGAATTATTACTAGGATCAGAAAATTATTTGTCTTCTGTTGATATGTGGAGTTGTGGTTGTGTTTTGGCTGAATTATTAACGAGTAATCCTTTATTTTCTGCTGATAATGAATcagatattttaaaaatgattgttaataaaattgGTTTTCCTAATGATAAggatttaaaatatttaaaaaatttgccTTACTGGAATTCCTTAAATTTTAATCCTATTCATCCAaacaatattaataatataaatcttAACAAGAAGTTAGAAATAGAAAACTCTATTAGAAGTATACCTGGTGTTGGTGATTTAGGATTAGATCTTTTGAAAAAGTTTTTGAAATGGAACCCTTTTGAAAGAATAACTGCAAATGACGCTCTTAATCATCCATGGTTTAAAATTTCCCCATATTCTGAAAAAATTCATCAACGTAATAATATAAGAGCTGCTCATAGTTTTAtgacaaaaaattataaaaaaagagatcCTTCTAAAATTAGTTATAGAAAAAATCAAGAAAATTTTAGATTTTTAAATGTTGGGAATTATAGGaaagcttttttttttaataaatacaaTGAACAGTTTCTTCATTCAGTATCTTCTCAGAATCCTATTTTGAAAAAGTTCCCTTTTTCTTCTG ATAATATCCATATagaatcaaataaaaatttgaagAAGAGTatggaaaatgaaaaaggagaattagaaaataaaaaagaaataggagttattgaaaataaattatatataaaaggatCAGAATacatagaaaataataaagaaaatataaaaacattttgtgataattttaacaatagcaataataatatcatgaatcataaaaaatttgaattaaacATTAATGATAAATCATGTAGTAATTCAAAAGAAGGAACAAAGAGCCataaaaatcatttaattAATGAGCAAAAGAAAGATCAAGGTCTAAaagaaaatgagaaaaatgaTGTAGGAAAATCAAAATATTCtgattttaaattaaaagaaagtaaTAATCATAGTTACATAATCAGACTCAgagatgaaaaaaagaaagataaagaaaagaaatatgCTGATTTAGAAAAGACAAGATGTAGTAATAgttattttagaaaaagcAGAGAAATggatgaaaaaagaaaatacatTTCTAATTATAGAAATATGTATAATACAGATAGTTACAGAGATAAAATAAGTTATAGGAGTAGAGAAAGAGAATGGCTTAGAAAGAATTATAGAAATAGAagtaaagatatatatagaGAAAGAGAAAGAAGAAGGGAAAGGGAGAGAGAAAGGGAGAGAGAAAAGGAAAGGGAAAAGGAAAGGGAAAGGGAAAGGGAAAAGGAAAGGGAAAAGGAAAGAGAAAGGGAAAAGGAAAGAGAAAGGGAAAGGGAAAAGGAAAGAGAAAGAGAAAGGGAAAAGGAAAGAGAAAGAGAAAGAGAAAGGGAAAAGGAAAGAGAAAGAGAAAGGGAAAGGGAAAGGGAAAAGGAAAGAGAAAGGGAAAAGGAAagagaaagaaaaagagaaaaagaaaaagaaagaaaaagacaaagagaaaaagaaagagaaaaagaaaaagaaagagaaagagataaagaaaaagatagagaaaaagaaaaagaaagagaaagagataaagaaaaagatagagaaaaagaaaaagataaggaaaaagataaagaaagagataaggaaaaaaatagggaaagaaataaagaaaaagacagagaaaaagaaagagatAAGGATAAAAATAGAGAAAaggataaagaaaaaaataaagaaagaaataaagaaaaagaaaaggataaagaaatagaaaaagatgttcaaaaaaagaaaaggaaagaTAGTGAAGAAGATAGAGATAAGGAAATAggaaagcaaaaaaaaaatgaaaaagatttAGTTAACAATATGATAATACAAAAGGAATtcgaaaatgaagaaaagaaaataaaggaTTATGAAAGAAgcataaaaaatgtaaaatgtAAATCggaatataatttaaatgaaaacatcaaaaatgaaaaaaatttaaataaaaaaaagaaaaataaagaaaatacagATTACAACAATGACTACCAAAgtaaagaacaaaaaaagcATAAGTTAGATGtagaagaaattaaaaatataaagaaaaagaaaatataa
- a CDS encoding GTP-binding protein, putative codes for MSFIVKAIFLLHIYGIIFCFLKKRSYTSNNNFLYFKKNYILRIMKFRKNKCINKYYTYLSLINDKNDEINKKNPAESVKFFDFSHIYKHYNLDKNNPFYKKKENENDINEAENGYNKSNSIKNQSIENIQIKKYNLENNSNIETNSDIVNNRNNSLLVKDDPNRIQKVKFENIYNYSDIFKEKEKKIEVKTYVANIFQKIPKFKDNIKVIKDALLYLKFIEKGNLYLIKNVDKKSINSEPYDDLSKKRKKGTKKDLIKLELTSIYNNINKEKHTKKRICKECCIKVDLYTKLLSRPLNNIYNLHKNLKRFLHPFQYSLYENAISNLYKDGEVSNSLTDVLNNILEVRKLITLTGKTYAGQLKYLKTCREIFGKLNEAIIDINIILQSGRKWLDAHNSYIKKIRKIKYIDITKPAISIIGCTNVGKSSILNSITNSKSKIADYNFTTKEFNLGHYSFNDENDIHTAQIMDLPGLINRPEEKRNLMEKLTLSSLKNLPSAVIYVFDPLKKDDHKYSSLKSQIDIRYYLRGLFPFRPWIDVITKSDLIDFDQVNLPKDIKENSVFISTEKKDSLLPLKEKIKEVTFKLTSFLNKHTEE; via the coding sequence ATGAGTTTTATAGTAAAAgccatttttttattacatatttatgggataattttttgttttcttaaaaaaagaagttaTACTagtaataacaattttttatattttaaaaaaaattatattttaagaattatgaaatttagaaaaaataaatgtataaataaatattatacatatcTATCTTTGATcaatgataaaaatgatgaaattaacaaaaaaaatccTGCTGAAagtgtaaaattttttgacttctcacatatatataaacattataacttggataaaaataatccattctataaaaaaaaagaaaatgaaaatgatattaatGAAGCAGAAAATGGATATAATAAAAGCAATAGTATTAAGAATCAAAGCATTgaaaatattcaaataaaaaaatataatttagaaaataattcaaatatagAAACAAATAGTGATATTgttaataatagaaataatagtCTTTTAGTTAAAGATGATCCAAATAGGAtacaaaaagtaaaatttgaaaatatatataattatagtgatatatttaaagaaaaagaaaaaaaaattgaagtaAAAACGTATGTCGCAAATATTTTTCAGAAAATACCAAAATTTAAAGATAACATAAAAGTAATTAAAGATGCTTTGTTATATCTTAAGTTCATAGAGAAaggaaatttatatttaattaaaaatgttgATAAAAAGAGTATAAATTCTGAACCTTATGAtgatttatcaaaaaaaagaaaaaaagggaCAAAAAAAGACTTGATTAAATTAGAATTAACtagtatttataataatataaataaagaaaaacataccaaaaaaagaatatgtaAAGAATGTTGCATTAAAGTAGATTTATATACAAAACTTTTATCTAGACCAttaaacaatatatataatctGCATAAAAACCTAAAAAGATTTTTACATCCATTTCAGTATAGCTTATACGAAAATGCTATATCTAATTTATATAAGGATGGAGAGGTTTCCAATTCACTCACTGatgttttaaataatattttagagGTTAGAAAATTAATAACATTAACTGGTAAAACTTATGCAGGTCAgttgaaatatttaaaaacatgTAGAGAAATATTTGGTAAATTAAATGAAGCTATAATAgacataaatattatattacaaTCAGGAAGAAAATGGTTGGATGCACATAattcttatataaaaaaaattagaaaaataaaatatattgataTAACAAAGCCTGCTATATCAATAATAGGTTGCACTAATGTAGGAAAAAGTAGTATTCTTAATTCAATTACAAATTCAAAATCCAAAATAGCAgattataattttacaaCAAAAGAATTTAATTTAGGTCATTACTCTtttaatgatgaaaatgatataCATACAGCACAAATAATGGATTTACCAGGTTTAATAAATCGTCcagaagaaaaaagaaatctCATGGAAAAGTTAACTCTTTcatctttaaaaaatttgcCTTCAGCagttatatatgtttttgatcctttaaaaaaagatgatcATAAATACTCGTCTTTAAAATCTCAAATAGACATTCGATATTATTTAAGGGGATTATTTCCTTTTAGACCTTGGATTGATGTTATAACAAAATCAGATTTAATAGATTTTGATCAAGTTAATTTACCTAAggatataaaagaaaattcagTATTTATTTctacagaaaaaaaagattctTTATTGcctttaaaagaaaaaataaaagaagtaACATTTAAATTAACAAGCTTTTTGAACAAACATACAGAagaatga
- a CDS encoding calmodulin-like protein, with protein MDKYKISKERRLEIESIFNEFNKNKKGLDGEKILYMLKSIGIFLNKNESDALLEECRLNGNLNLNNFYAIMQSFYYDENIGKLLLTSLKAHTNENAKSISISELKNLLMTLGTGIKLTEDEVDAFLNLEFSTNKSKDISFDDFIYKVLKE; from the exons atGGATAAGTACAAAATATCTAAAGAAAgg AGATTAGAAATTGAGtcaatttttaatgaattcaataaaaataagaaggGGTTAGATGgagaaaaaatattgtatATGCTGAAATCTATTGGTATATTTCTCAACAAAAATGAATCAGATGCCTTGTTAGAAg AATGTAGATTAAATGgcaatttaaatttaaataatttttatgctATTATGCAATCATTTTACTATGATGAAAATATTGGAAAGCTACTATTAACATCATTGAAAGCTCATACTAACGAAAACGCTAAAAGTATTAGTATTTCTGAgctaaaaaatttattaatgacATTAg GAACAGGTATAAAATTAACAGAAGATGAAGTAGAtgcttttttaaatttagaaTTCAGTACAAATAAAAGCAAAGACATATCATTTGATGATTTCATATATAA GGTATTGAAGGAATGA
- the ARO gene encoding armadillo-domain containing rhoptry protein, putative has translation MGNHCCAGRDLLYKNKLHEFGKEGSKTLRKLLSFTSNDILRFDKAYDENDVQEFVNLCSSTCEIEKLEDRMHPWAADPKTIGALSATQLAILASKENEPHYKDAIREADGIPVLINLLKSHELDRIHASVVALSFLSVDNVKNCICMFENGALPYLISGMKSNIDGMKAACAQTCRNIFVLDKKYKKEFLKLGGIAQLVNLLELSSNYDDSQPLYTQLEAIYHLEDFILNDGDEIPEFLEAVKNSNAINNLKNLQQCPEQDLAEASNVLLLRLTD, from the exons ATGGGAAATCACTGTTGTGCAGGAAGagat ttgctttataaaaataaattacacGAATTTGGTAAAGAGGGGTCAAAAACTTTAAGAAAACTATTATCCTTTACAA GTAATGATATTCTAAGGTTTGATAAGGCATATGATGAAAATGATGTACAAGAATTCGTTAATTTATGCTCATCTACTTGTgaa ATAGAAAAATTGGAGGATAGAATGCATCCTTGGGCTGCAGATCCGAAAACAATTGGTGCATTATCAGCGACTCAGTTAGCAATATTAGCTAGTAAAGAaa aCGAACCACATTACAAAGATGCAATTCGTGAAGCTGATGGAATACCTGTCCTTATAAATTTGTTAAAATCACAT gaATTAGATAGAATACATGCTTCTGTAGTTGCTTTGTCATTTTTATCAGTTGATa ATGTAAAAAATTGCATTTGCATGTTCGAGAATGGTGCTTTACCATATTTAATTAGTGGAATGAAGTCAAATATAGATGGGATGAAAGCAGCTTGTGCACAAACATgtagaaatatttttgttttag ataaaaaatataaaaaggagTTTTTAAAATTAGGAGGGATCGCTCAACTTGTGAATTTATTAGAACt GTCATCAAATTATGATGATAGTCAACCTCTATACACTCAATTAGAAGCGATTTATCATTTAGAAGATTTTATATTG AATGATGGGGATGAAATACCTGAATTTTTGGAAGCAGTTAAAAATTCTAATgcaattaataatttaaaaaatcttCAACAG TGTCCTGAACAAGATTTAGCAGAGGCTTCAAATGTTCTTTTATTGAGACTCACTGATTAA
- a CDS encoding arsenical pump-driving ATPase, putative has translation MSNDDSSALSCSLSLESDSCNDEEYDTNLSKLIENKTLNWIFVGGKGGVGKTTTSCSIAVQLAKRRESVLLLSTDPAHNTSDAFNQKFTNKPTLVKSFNNLYCMEIDTTFSENTAFKLNKKDIFENIIPELLQSFPGIDEALCFAELMQSIKNMKYSVIVFDTAPTGHTLRLLAFPDLLKKALGYLINIREKLKGTLNVLKNLTNNEMELENLYEKINHLNAMSSSIQSNFQNPLKTTFVCVCIPEFLSVYETERLIQELTKKNISCYNIVVNQVVFPLESPIIDVDECAKLLKQINNKEIEKCFNSLIIKTKELEDVYISRRKLQSKYLMQIKNLYGNDFNIVCMPQLKNEIRGLDNISSFSEMLLESKEIPIYN, from the coding sequence atgagtaaCGATGATTCTAGTGCATTATCATGTTCTTTAAGTTTAGAAAGTGATAGCTGTAACGATGAAGAATATGACACAAATTTGAGCAaattaattgaaaataaaacattaaaCTGGATATTTGTTGGAGGAAAAGGAGGAGTTGGAAAAACTACAACATCTTGTTCAATAGCAGTTCAATTAGCAAAAAGAAGAGAATCAGTTTTGTTATTATCAACAGATCCTGCACATAATACTAGTGATGCGTTTAATCAAAAGTTTACTAATAAACCCACGTTAGTTAAATCAttcaataatttatattgtaTGGAAATAGATACTACATTTTCTGAAAATACAgcatttaaattaaataaaaaagatatttttgaaaatattattcCAGAATTATTGCAAAGCTTTCCAGGCATTGATGAAGCTTTATGTTTTGCTGAATTAATGCaatcaataaaaaatatgaaatattcAGTTATTGTATTTGATACAGCTCCAACTGGGCATACTCTAAGGCTTTTGGCTTTTCCTGATTTGTTGAAGAAAGCTTTAGGCTATTTAATTAACATAAGAGAAAAATTAAAGGGAACTCtcaatgttttaaaaaatctaACTAACAATGAAATGGaattagaaaatttatatgaaaaaattaatcatTTAAATGCTATGTCTAGTAGTATTCAATCAAATTTTCAAAACCCTTTGAAAACAACTTTTGTTTGCGTATGTATTCCTGAATTTTTAAGTGTTTATGAAACGGAGAGATTAATACAAGAgctcacaaaaaaaaatatttcttgtTATAACATAGTCGTAAATCAGGTTGTTTTCCCGTTAGAATCTCCCATCATCGATGTAGATGAATGTgcaaaattattaaaacaaataaataataaagaaattgaGAAATGTTTTAATAGCCTCATCATAAAAACCAAAGAATTAGAGGATGTTTATATTTCAAGAAGAAAGTTACAATCCAAATATCTTAtgcaaattaaaaatttatatggaAATGATTTTAACATTGTCTGTATGCCTCagttaaaaaatgaaattagaGGATTAGATAATATATCATCATTTTCTGAAATGCTCTTAGAATCAAAAGAAATACCAATATATaactaa
- a CDS encoding Rab5-interacting protein, putative codes for MKKKIENNEYGLLKKLFHQKLTKNEMDDVFFYYKQIVGIIAGVISGILHIKGIWGFLFFFILQFLTSFALYNKKIHENYFLDNFNIATSNIFIALSAFLVSWITVNTILI; via the exons atgaaaaaaaaaattgagaaTAATGAATATGGATTACTTAAGAAACTTTTTCAtcaaaaattaacaaaa AATGAAATGGatgatgtttttttttactataaaCAAATAGTAG gTATTATAGCTGGTGTAATATCTGGAATATTACATATTAAGGGAATTTGgggatttttatttttttttattttacaatttCTCACTTCTTTTGCtttatataacaaaaaaatacatgAAAATTACTTTCTCGATAACTTTAATATTGCAACAAGCAATATCTTTATTGCACTCTCTGCATTTCTg gtaTCTTGGATAACTGTTAATACAATACTCATTTGA